TACTGATAGCCTGTGCATGGGCTTGGGCCCTGGTGTTCGCCTGCTCCCCTCTGGCCCACTGGGGTGAGTATGGTCTGGAGCCCTACGGCACAGCCTGCTGCATCGACTGGCGCCTGTCCAACCTGCATCCCGTGGCCCGCTCCTACACGGCGGTGCTCTTTGTCTTGTGCTACATCGTGCCCTGCTGTGTCATCGTGGCGTCCTACACGGGCATCTTGATGACGGTCCGAGCCTCCCATAAGGCCATGGAGCATCACGAGGCCCGGCAGACCAAGATGAGCAACATCCAGGATGTTATTGTGAAGGTGAGCATGGTGTGGTCTCACAGGGGTACTGTAAAGCATGCTGTGACAACTGTTGATTTAAAAAgggataaatacatttgattggttgatcCATTTTGGGAAAGTAATTAAATTCCCTACTGTATACTCACAACTAGGGCCACTTCACATATTGTAATAGGAGGTTTGTAGTTGGACAGGGAATAGGAGAATGGCACTATACAGATGTATCGTGTCCTGTCTGGGTTAATGCCATGAATAGGACGCTCAGTCAGTACACTCAAGACATTCCCTAATTAATACTGCAGAAAATGGCTAACAATAATGATGCTTCATTTGGtccttttgctctctctccctaacctgCTTTACTGTGTTCCTGTATAATCACCCCATAAGAGCACTCATCCTCTCCGTCCTGTACAGTATGTgccaatagaacacacacacacaccttcgccTTGCTACCAGCCCTGCTTCAGGGGTGACGGCCCTTGCTCATCCATTCATACCTGTAATTATTGGTGCAAATATTATCGTGAAACACACTGGCTGGGGACTCTCTTCTCTGAGGCTTGATTCCAACGCCATCGGCATATTAAAAAGAGGGCCCAGGGTCAGAATAAAACTAATTTGGAGGAACAAAGCGATAGGACAGATTTGCTGGGGGATAATCTACTAGCCATCCAAATCAAAGCATCTCAGAGACAGGGGACCCGTTGTAACGCTCAGCCccatctccctctgtttctctctccaaaAGTAATCTATATTCTTCAGCTCTGGTCAAAAATGGCTAAATCGCCAACCTTCCATTCTTAAGCAAAGTTCTGGATCAATTGGTTTTCAAACAGCTACATTATTTAAATGCCAACTGTAGAAAAATTCCTATCAGGTTTTTGGGCCCACcacatcacagagacagccttaaAGTAGTAAATGATCTTAGAGCCAACGCAGTTGCCAAACAGCTCTCTCTCCTTGTACTTTAAGTGCTGCattcaacactgttgaccatgatgtccttctggacagactggagaggtgggttggcctCTCCGGTCCTGTTCTGAATTGGTTTCAGGACCTATTTGTTGTGTGTTGTCTCACTTAGTGAACATAACTCAAATGCATATCGCATGTGGCGTTCCACAAGGTTTGATTTTGGGTCTGGTACTGTTCAGAAAGCGCAGCATTCATTTTTACTGCTACGCAGACAATACACAACGTTGCATTTCTGTTTCAGAGAATTTTAGCTCCATGGAAAAATTAGACTGCATATGTGATTTAAATACTGGAAGCTtctccagctaaatcaagacaagactgaggtacttattgttggagccaaagcacagggAGAGTCAGGCCGTGTCTGGTCTATCCAAGAAAGCTATTGGTACACTGCAAAgcacacagaattctgcagcatgggtactgaccaagacaaGATGGAGAGCACACATTATACCGatttaaggtctctgcactggcttGCTTGTGAGTTTTATAATTACTTTTAAGATTCTCCTACTGgtttaaatcaatccacgattgttcatcccaatacatgtcagacatgcttttacgAGAAAGTGATCAGTCCCCTTGACttcctccacattttgttacgttacagccttattctaaaattgattaaattgtttgttttcttactcaatcgacacacaataccccataatgataaagcaaaaacaggttgacatttttgcaaatgtattaaaaataaagaactgaaatatcacttacataaatattcagacgctttactcagtactttgttgaagcacctttggcagtgattacagcctcgagtcttcttgggtatgatactacaagtttggcacacctgtatttgggagtttctcccactcttctcttcagatcctatcaagctctgtccagttggatggggagcgttgctattttcaggtctctacagagatgttcaaCATTGTTCaaggggctctggctgggccactcaagaacattcagagacttgtcccgaagcaactcctgcgttatcttggatGTGTCcttagggtccttgtcctgttggaagttgaaacttcacaccagtctgaggtcctgagcgccctggagcaggttttcatcaaggatctttctgtactttgctccattcatctttacctcgatcctgactagccgTGATTAGTCCCTGCAGCTGTTGAAAAacatgctgctaccaccatgcttcaccgtagggatggtgcctggtttcctccagatgtgacacttcacattcatgccaaagagttcattcttggttttatcagaccagagaatcttgtttctcatggtctgagagtccattaggtgccttttggcaaactccaagtgggtgtcatgtgccttttactgaggagtggctactgtctggccactctaccataaaggcctgattggttgagtgttgcagtgtttgttgtccttctggaaggttctcccatctccaaagaggactgctgaagctctgtcagagtgaccatcgggttcttggtcacctccctgaccaaggtacctctcccctgattgctcagattggccaggcagccagctctagggtgagttttggtggttccaaatttcaatttaagaacgatggaggccactgtgttcttgcggaccttaaatgatgcagacattttttggtactctttcccggatctctgcctcgacacaatcctatttcggagctctatagacaattccttcgacctcatggcttggtttttgctctgacatgaactgtcaactgtgtgtgccttttccaaatcatgtccaatcaattgaatttaccacagttagactccaatcaagttgtagaaacatctcaaggatgatcaatggaaacaggatgcacctgagctcaatttggagtctcatagcaaagggtctgaatactgatgtaaataaggtatttccgcTTTTTTATACATTTGAGAAACCTGCTTTTGCGTTGTCATTattgggtaatgtgtgtagatgatgatgggtgggatattttatcaattttagaataaggctataacaaaatgtgaaaaaggtcaaggtctgaatacttgctgaatgcactgtgtgtgtatgggttaattcctttttattttttttatttttacatatatttatttatttttatagttGTCTACAATTCACAAGTTTTGAAAAACTCACATATGCTTCTATAACTCTCCTCCCCTTGGAATGagccaaaacaaaaaaaatgaatctCCTACGTATATGGAGTCAAAATAAATTGAGCCAGAGTAACACACTGGCTGAACGCAAAACGTATTGACTGCTCACCCTCAAagcttttacatttactttttttcAAAAATCTGTGAACTAGGCCTTTTATTAGGGGTGAAAAATACTCCTCGGCAACCCCCGGCCATGCTGTGATCCATACAACAATGCTTCACCTATATTTTTTTTACTCTCTCCATCCAATCAATGGCAGTCAGGTAGGCTCTGATGTCCCTTGCTTTAAACCTTGACATTAAAAGAATCTCAATGGCCTGTTTCAATCATTTAATCCTTGGGAGTCAGCCAGTTGGGTATGGAGTGCAATCTGCCAATAGACCTTGTTGAACTGTTTACATTTGtgctctctttccttcccccccTTTTCTTTTAAATGTTTTCTTCTCCAGTTGTGTCGCTGTCTGTATCGGTTTCTTCGCAGCGTGGAGCCCTTATGCCGTGGTGTCGATGTGGGCAGCGTTCGGACACATGGATAACATCCCACCTTTGGCGTTCGCCGTGCCTGCCATGTTTGCTAAGTCCTCCACCATCTACAACCCCATTATCTACCTGCTGCTCAGGCCTAACTTCCGCAGGGTGATGTACCGAGACCTGGTGAGCCTTTGCAGGGCCTTTCTGAAGGGCTGCCTGTGTTCCTGCTCCCGGGGCGCTGTGGGGAAGTGCCACTCCCACTTGGTGGTCCGGGTCAGCCTCCAATCGTTCTGTAGACGTCCAGGCCACGGCCAGTCCTGTTCCCCCACCTCGTCCGCCCGCCAAGCCCTGGGCGGGTCCAGAGGTTGCACTAGCGCCTGCGAGAAGTGCAGCGATGCCTTCGAGTGCTTCAGACACTACCCAAGAGGTTGCCATGGCGGTACCAACATCCCCAGCTCCTCAGCCAAAGTTTACACACCTCAGGATCAGCTCTCAACAGAGCCCCAGCTGCAGTCGATGACGCAGAAAAAGCAGGAAGCGTGTCATAAGAAGTCCCTGCGAGCCACCAAGCACAACAAAAGGACCTCAGAAATCGACAACCTTCAGATCAACTTTGAGATGGTGCCGGAACACGCTAAAGTGGCCTGGCCCTAAAATGTTAAATATTCATTCTGGTTttatagtttttttttacatCGCTGGTCTATATTTTGCAGTTGATATATAAATAAATTCCATAATTTAAAATATGTTTATCTGTCAAGATAGACATGGACTCTTTGTTAAAACAACATACTACTTATTAAAAACCTGGGTTGTCCCTCAGGGATTCATGGGGGCTGGAGGTGATTACAGTGGAACAGAAGTGAAGGATCTGATGGATTGGCAAGAACCGGTACAATACTGTTTTCTGTGTCCGGTAATAATTGGTTGGACACATGACGATGGAAAGCCCAACCAACTTTCACATAAGTCCAACTTCCTCTACACCCCAATTTAAACCATTGTTTACACGTTGCTATTGCAGGTCCATGGATGCTGGATTACTAATGTAGATAACAGGTTGGTTTAGTACAGCGTGGCTTTACTCAACATGAAACGACATTGTTGTCTGGATGTgtaaaagagatgagagagaatcaAACAGATGTACATACTGATACTTTAAGAGGAGATGACAATAGACGAGTGAATTCGCTACTCACTCAACAATAACACAACAACTGTATAAAAGTGCAATACAGAGGGGAGAGCGTGAGCAAGGCAAATAAACAAATAGTCCAATTCAAAGTCAACGAGAGAGTGGGGAGGACAAAACAAGCAGAAACATGTGTTTTCTGGtattgactcagtgtgtgtgtgtgtgtgtgtgtgtgtgtgtgtgtgtgtgtgaactggtTGTTAAATATGCATGACAGTCATCTGCATGGGATGTCTTCCATCACACAGGTCCCCCCCAAAAATATCTACAAGATGTCGATTCCCTCCAATCCTGTTACAAAGCAATTGAACCTTCCTCCCGTTTTCCACAACTTAACTAACTTGCCATGCACCTTCTCTCTCTGGGTAACTATTGAACTCTGGTGTTTTAATCATTCATTTAATTACTAACTTCCTATTTGAGAATATATTGATGCAAAGATAAAAATATTGTTTTGTAGTCTTGGTTAAAGTAAACAGTTGTACTTAGAGTGAATCATTTGGGTGCaactgaaacaatgttgatttaaaCAACCTTAAAATTGATGGATGTAATTATTGGGTGGAGAACCGACGCTAATCCACGTTAGCTGATCTAGTCATCAGTCATTCATGCAGAGATTAATTTTTTCCTGTTTGCGTAGGGAATTCATGAAAGCAACAGGCTCCAGCCTTGATTAGAATATTAGTATTACAATATGGGAAGGTTGCCACGAAACATAAATCAATGTCTTTAAACAATGTGTTGATCTTATCGCTTACTTATACCTAATCTTTTTTAAAACATTAAATTAAGTAATTTCACAGCAGCAACCATGTGGTGGTTAGAGTTGGTCCACTGCGTTTGGATAGATCTGGGATTGGTTGAGTCCGACCCCCAAGGAGAAGCTTCTTGAACACAGCTGCTCTATGGTCTTCTAATCTCATGCATCTGGACTCTACCCAAGTTTCTTTTGCTGTCTGAGCAAACTATTTCATAAACTGTGCTCTACCCACGTTTCTGTTTTTGCTGCCTAGGCAAACTAGTTAATCTAGGCTCTACCCAAGTCCTGTTCTGTTATTGCTGTCTGGGCACACTAGTTCATCATTAGGGGCGGGGCCAGGAGTTTGTCCGGGACAGGAAAAACAATTGTGTCCCCATGTAATAGAATGGGAGATCCACATTTAACATAAGTGTTAGTGTTAAATAAttgttaaaggaaaaaaaatacTATCATGCAAAAATGTATTTCCAGTAAAGTAAATGTTTTCTTCACTACAAAGACTGAGGGGTGTTTAGTGAGTCATGGACTGCAAACCACTAGATGTGAGCATAATTATGACAAAACACACCTTCCTGGAACAGACCTTATTTAACAAGACAGTGAAAAGTGGCACCACCAGCTCTTTTTGCGATACCTCTCACACAAATACGAGTAAAAACACATACGCACCATAATAAACACTTCACTGACATGCATGTCCAATAGCAGACATGAACCTTTTAGTGCAGTGTACTAAATAAGGGTCACAGTTTTTTTTGGTATtcttaaacaaatctaatttgaaacaaaagtatacacctcacacacatggttatgggcttacaaAAAAGAACTTCTTGTACCATGTCAAATatagttgaaatgtattccattttgaatTTGCATCCCGATATTACACTTGTATATACTTTATCACAGACTCAAAtaaaacaaaactgtttgacataacACTGGTATTTCAGTGTTAATGTTTTATTAGTTGTGAaatatatgaataacattccacccatgaggccactgcAATGCATGTCTCCTGATCTGTATTACAAACACACTACAATGATTCATTTAAACTAGCCTAGAGACAGAGGATTTAATAACAGTGGCTCATTGGTAGGGCCTTTAGTCTGTCGAATAGGCAATTGCCTCAATTCATAAGCATTCATATTTCATTTGCCGTACACTGGGAGAAAAAAACGTCCATGGATGGAGAAGCCAATTCCTGACTGGCCGCTGTATCTGGATAAAGAGTGTAAGGTTGGAGTCCTCAGGTGCGGCTAGTGCGTCATGATTATGAAAGGAAACTGGCAGGGAATATACAGTCTACTGTCCTCTAGCAGAGAGCAGGGCGACAGCAACAACGTCTATATTGGTCACATGCTTGTTGTACACAGGATGTCTCTACTTCTCTTTTCTGTTCTTAGAAAGCTACTTTTACATGGTGTAATTTTGTACTAATGCCAACCCAAATAATCAACGTCTCTAATTTGAATGATTGCACGATTAGTTTAAATCAGAGTGCGTTGGTGCTGAGCTAGAACAAATGGCTGCAcacccatagaattagaatgagttCATATTATTTCTATGTGCACTGACTGCAAACCATGTAGCTCTCCTAGACCAAGGTCAATTATACTGGCAGAATAATGACACAATTCCACTCCTTTGGTGCTGAGACATTATTCCAATAATTCACATTTTTGGTTGCGTAATGATTATTTTCTTGCTGAAGAGAACTGGcacaaattaagattctacaccTTTTGGTAGAGTTCTCAACCGGACTGATTTTGTCCGGTCCGAACCAAGCCCGGTGAGTTGAATGCAGCCTGAGCCCGGTCCGACATTACATAAAATAAATGAGCCCGAACCTGTAAACAAAAAGCCTGATTTCTATAAAACAGATTATATTTGTTTTAAACTTTTGTTGAGAACAATGTGTCAGAGGCGAGTGGCAGCAGAGTGAGGAGATGAGGAAACAGCCATTGTGCCAAGAAGAAAATGCAGAGCGAGAAACTCACTTTCGTTATAGTCAACTGAATGATGAcaatattggaataaagtaggctaatgcaattgaaggcatgtatcaaattgttgcttactaAAACTCCCAAAGTCATTTCCAACCGATATACTAATTTACAGCAAAGTCGTGTGTGGTTACCTCAGAACCGTTTTGGTTGGGCCGGAGCCATCGTGCTGCTTTGAGACAAGCATGCAGACTCTTCTTGATAACCAAAATCAGACATTGATAGATTTTTCACCGAATCTCCTTTTGGATATTTGGTCATAATTAGCCTGGCAAAATGTTATCTAAGTTGAGGTGGGTGCTCAAGATCATCTTTATACTAGCTGATCCGAACATTTTATTAGAATGTTATgtagtttttaatttttaattgaaCCTAATTAATTGAAcctaattaagaacaaattcatatttacaatgacggcctacaccggcctcACGTAGTAGCCAGATTGGACCAATCGGCCGGCAAGATAAGACCAGTCGGCAAGCCAGATAGGGTCAATCAGCTGGCCAGATAGGACCGGTTtcaacttcaaatcaaatgttatttgtcacatatacacatggttagcagatgttaatgcaaatgtagtgaaatgcttgttcttctagttccgacagtgcagtaatatctaacaattccccaacaactacctaatacacacaaatctaaaaggggtgaatgagaatatgtacatgtaagtatatggatgagcgatggccgagcggcattgGTAAGGTGCAATAGAAAGTATAAAATACTGTAACACGTGATAAGTAATGTAagaaatgtaaacattattcaagtggcattatttagagtggcattgtATAATGGGACTTGTGAttgtctcaatgtaggcagcagcctctctgagttagtgaatGCTGttaagcagtctgatggccttgcgatagaagctgtctctcggtccaagctttgatgcaccagtactgacctcgccttctggatagtaGCAGTGTGAactggcagtggctcgggtggttgatgtccttgatctttttggccttcctgtgacatcgggtggtgtaggtgtcatggagggcatgtacttgcccctggtgatgcattgtgcacatcgcaccaccctctggagagccttgcggttgagggctgtgcaattgccgtaccaggctgtgatacagcccgacaggatgctctcgattgtgcatctgtaaaagtttcagggttttgggtgacaagccacatttcttcagcctcctgcggttgaagaggcactgttgcgccttcttcaccacactgtctgtgtgggtggatcatttcagtttgtctgtgatgtgtacgccgaggaacatcaaactttccaccttctccactactgtcccttcgatgtggataggggggtgctccctctgctgtttcctgaagtccacaatcctctccttttgttttgttgaagttgagtgagaggttgttttcctgacaccacactccgagtacCCTCagctccctgtaggctgtctcgtagttgttggtaatcaagcccactactgttgtgtcgtctgcaaacttgatgattgagttggaggcgtgcatggccacacagtcatgggtgaacagggagtacaggagggggttgagcacgtacccttatggggccccagtgttgagggtcagtgaagtggaggtgtcctaccttcaccatctggggcggcccgtcaggaagtccagaatccaatAGCACAGGGCGGGGTTGCGCCAGgtcctccagcttgatgatgagcttggagggcactatggtgttgaatgctgagctgtagtcaatgaacagcagtcttattgcatcgtctgtggacctgttggggcagtatgcaaacagaagtgggtctagagtggccggtaaggtggaggtgatatgatccttgactagtctctcaaagcacttcatgatgacaagtgagtgctacggggcgatagtcatttatttcagttctttgccttcttgggtacaggaacaatattcgccatcttgaagcatgtggggacaacagcctgggatagggagcgattgaatatgtccgtaaacacaccagccagctgctttgcgcatgctctgatgaggctagggatgccgtctgggccaacatccttgcgagggttaacatgtttaaatgttttactcacgtcagccatcGAAAGGGGGGgggcagtccttgttagcgggccgcgacggtggcactgtattatcttcaaagtgggcaaagaaggtgtttagtttggcTGGTTGtgtgacgtcggtgtccgtgacttggctggttttctttttgtagtccgtgactTCCTGTGTATTAAACTGCTCATAGTGAACCACAAAGTTCAGCACTCACAGCGAATGCAGATACCGCCCGATTAGGAAGATGGGGCATGTCCACGAACTTGGTTCATGGCGTTTActtcaaacaaaccaaaacatagTAATATCAGAACTTCTCTAgggatttgtttgtttgtttttcgcTAACGTTTCATCATGCCCATGTGGTGTGTTTGGCTAATTACAAACAAGCGGGAAAATTATTGATTTTTTACCGTTCTACCTACCAGAGATTTAACCAGATGCTGTCAATGGTTTGGGGCTATAATGCTTATGGTGAGCAAAGATTATCAGAGGGATTTGCAGACTGAACAGATATTAGACATCACCTGAGAAGTAATGCGATATCATCCTTTACCATcctttatgttttttattttttatttgtgggTAGATAagctttaatattgcaaatagattgtggcttccatcaaagtaattgtctgcatcatttccaattccccatatattttttgtaaatatacagtatatatcaaatatttaaatatattttcattttatttttccctaaccctaccaaacctcccctaattggagtaaacggatggacaacaacacttaggcctCCATTTCCATGTTATACATACTATacacattttacggacacaatatattttacattatttATCTTGTgtttttagtcccacccttcagctccactcaacccctcgcatctatctctgaacaccatccagttttgatttctatatgccatatatttttcagctgtgctttgatgtttcacaaaagttctgaacctttctattctaaTAGTTTCTAccgattgtaaattaaagaaacatttttgctaagagtattaaTGTTATTGATTTGACTATGGCTTTTtaaaatcacccagcagtgctataaAAGctctaggtaaatgttgcaattcttcagccattcatGAATCTGCGACCAAAAATAAgatacatatggacagtaccaaaacaaatgatcctgcctcttcgcagcaaaatctgcagagctgggatggttgtatcccctatatatatatatatatatatatatatatatatataaacattctattgattgcaagaattttgtaagataatttaaattgaaaaactctgTTTTGAATCCAGcattgttttgtgtatcagttcataaaacaTGTGCCATAGAATCGGTACagtgaaaatctcttcccaactattttcaATCTATACAGCacagtaaaatacagtaaaaaatatatttaagtcCTCAAATGAATctgttatacattttttttatttatcacaattttctttaaccaattttggtcttttaATGCAGGGcggacagacaagttccttactttctccccctcacaattgcctcttccatttttacGGTGATGCTGCAATTAGTTGCTTGTAATTTTGAgtggagcagacatttccatatatttttgttgtctgcatgtgtgacaactccaccagtcccatttatgatataatttacaatgATTATACATAAATGTTAGCTGGACTAGGTAAATTAGCTACGTTAGCTAACTTTACAGTCCTGGTAGTCACTGCTAGACTTGTAGCTACCTTCAGCAGAGTAAACATATTTGTCTGTTCGTTCTATCTCTGACTAATGTTGGCTAACGTAAGATAGCAAACGTTAGCAAATAAGACTAACTCAATCTGGTAGCCAAATAGAATTGCCGATATAACTAACTCACTGTCGGTGTGTTGGTAGTAATGATGAATGTGTATAAATTGTTTATGGTTGGTTCTCAGCTGGCTAGCAATCCTGCCAATTTAGTGATGCTAACAGCATGTTGACAATATTGCGATGTCCATGTTAGGTATGGTAAGCACGCCAGTCTAATAGAGATCAATACAACTGGTGGGGTGGTTAAATTGTGTATTATTGTTGTTGTAGGTGGTACATAATGTGATTCCAACCCCAAGCTCTGCACAAGGTGAAGGAAGGTGGCAAAATATTTACAAGCTGACAGCTAAAATAGCTCCATTTATAGTAAACATGGCATAAACATGAATTGGGTATTGTTTGTGTTATGGGGTTACAGGTGGTTAGCCTGAGGACCACAGAGTACCTTCCAGTCCAAGTGATCCATTTAGTGTACTACCCCTGTTCTCTTCTTACCTTTTTTCTCTTTGTAAAACTCCGGTTACTTGGAGTCCTTCCACAGGCCCTGCTGAAAAATACCCCAAAGCGTCGGCATGAGGGTGGGGACACACCTTGCACTTATGGAGTGCAACAAGATTGTGGGACAAAAATAAGCAAGGGACACTGAAAGGTATTAAATCAAGACAATAGTAATGACACAACCATTTCATTCTTCACTCTGCAGATTCTCAAAACACAATGCAAAGACATGTCTCCAAAAATTGACAAGAATGATCTGTCAAAGTAATTGGGCTGGGGGGGGATTACAAATAGGTTTTTGAGATGAGGAAGGGGGTTACAGTAGATGTAAAGTTGTATATGAGAAGGATTGAATGGTGCAATTTCTCCCCAATCTcccatacacaacaatacataatgTGTAAAAACTGCCCTTCTAAGGCAACTTCTGCAGCCCCCCCCAGATGTTGACTGATCTTTCCATTCATTGTCCCTAAACAATATACACTAGTCTGTCTCTAAACACTTACTGTAGGTCCCAATCGGTTGACACTGATACCAACAAAGGTGTGTTTCCCTACGTCCCTTCCACAAAAGTGTCAAATGTTAAAACCACAACCATGTCTTTCCAGGAGACGTGCAGTATCAGCAAATCTTCGTACACTGCAGACGGAACAAGATCATTCGCCACAAGCACTCTGCTTCCACAGCCCACCATTGCCAGTGTACCTACACAGGATAAAGGACCAAATATTAAATATGGATCTTTTCGATCAAGCCTCAAAATTTGTCTGCCTTTATGGATTCACAGAAGATATTTATTTAAGCTGTACAGGGCTATGTAGCATGAAACAGATGTTAGACATTCATATTTTTCCAAAGAATGTTTATTTGTCCAAATCTAAAATAAAGGGGAGAGTACAATATTTAATGCTAACTCAAAAAGAACTGGGTATTCAAAAAGAATTATGGTAAAAGTAACATACCAAAAATTACAGTATGAACAGTGTCCTACTCCCTACCAAAAGCCTGTGACTGATAATTAATCAATGTGATTTTATATCACTGAATCTCTGTCTGTATATTTGGTTCATTGATCTCTGGCTGGGCAAGAGAAGGTGGTAGCTCATTTATTTGTTTGGTCatctatcactgatcagaaacatttagcatgcaataATTTAGTCTAAATCAAGTGTAGCCTATCAACTGTTAAACTCTGACCCCCTCTAGTAGCATTTTCTAAATGACACACACTATTGTATACTACCCTCAAAGTACATTTCGGTTTCAAAATTATAAGTCCTACAAACACATATAGTACAGTTAGAAAGGTAA
This DNA window, taken from Oncorhynchus tshawytscha isolate Ot180627B linkage group LG10, Otsh_v2.0, whole genome shotgun sequence, encodes the following:
- the opn7a gene encoding opsin 7, group member a yields the protein MGVLASIDDIAFHSNIPVAADITVAIVYAVFGMCSLFSNSTLLYISYKKKHLLKPAEFFIINLAISDMSLTLSLYPMAITSSIYHRWLFGKTVCLIYAFCGMLFGVCSLTTLTLLSMVCYVKVCYPLYGNRFNAAHGRLLIACAWAWALVFACSPLAHWGEYGLEPYGTACCIDWRLSNLHPVARSYTAVLFVLCYIVPCCVIVASYTGILMTVRASHKAMEHHEARQTKMSNIQDVIVKVSMVCVAVCIGFFAAWSPYAVVSMWAAFGHMDNIPPLAFAVPAMFAKSSTIYNPIIYLLLRPNFRRVMYRDLVSLCRAFLKGCLCSCSRGAVGKCHSHLVVRVSLQSFCRRPGHGQSCSPTSSARQALGGSRGCTSACEKCSDAFECFRHYPRGCHGGTNIPSSSAKVYTPQDQLSTEPQLQSMTQKKQEACHKKSLRATKHNKRTSEIDNLQINFEMVPEHAKVAWP